One Ignavibacterium sp. DNA segment encodes these proteins:
- a CDS encoding MFS transporter, which translates to MSKHFSEFNKDSATVFSVLFALSFSHLLNDTLQSLIPSIYPIIKTNYNLTFSQIGLITLTFQFAASLFQPLVGFYTDKKPQPYSLAIGMTITLTGLTLLSFANHFYFILISVALIGTGSSIFHPESSRMANAASGGRRGLAQSVFQVGGNAGSSFGPLLAAWIIVPYGQRSILWFTLIALVAIVVLRRVGKWYKNYLLKLHLSEKKTWESFDNKLPKRKVIIAVAVLLILIFSKYFYMASITSYFTFYLMEKFNVSVQTSQVYLFIFLFSIAIGTLLGGPIGDRIGRKYVIWVSILGTAPFAIALPYANLFWTTALIIPIGVILASAFSAILVYAQELIPGKLGLVAGLFFGFAFGMGGLGSALIGNLIDHTNIYFVFYLCSYLPLIGLLTAFLPNISTTRKRQIKN; encoded by the coding sequence ATGAGTAAACACTTTTCAGAATTCAATAAAGACAGTGCTACCGTATTCTCGGTTTTATTTGCGCTAAGCTTTTCTCATTTATTAAACGATACTTTGCAGTCTTTAATTCCCTCTATCTATCCGATTATAAAGACTAATTACAATTTAACTTTTTCGCAAATCGGATTAATAACTCTTACCTTTCAGTTTGCCGCTTCATTGTTTCAGCCATTGGTTGGATTTTACACTGATAAAAAGCCTCAGCCGTACTCATTGGCAATTGGTATGACTATAACACTTACTGGATTAACTTTACTATCCTTTGCAAATCACTTTTATTTCATTTTAATATCTGTTGCGTTAATCGGTACAGGTTCTTCTATCTTTCACCCGGAATCATCACGGATGGCTAATGCAGCATCGGGAGGCAGAAGAGGGTTAGCACAATCAGTTTTTCAGGTTGGTGGAAATGCCGGAAGTTCTTTCGGACCTTTGCTTGCTGCCTGGATTATTGTGCCTTATGGTCAGCGGAGTATTTTATGGTTTACATTAATTGCTTTAGTTGCAATTGTAGTTTTACGGCGTGTGGGCAAATGGTATAAAAATTATCTTTTAAAGCTTCATCTTTCAGAAAAAAAAACCTGGGAGTCTTTTGATAATAAACTGCCAAAGCGTAAAGTTATAATAGCTGTGGCTGTTTTGTTAATCCTGATTTTTTCTAAATATTTTTATATGGCAAGCATTACCAGTTACTTTACTTTTTATCTAATGGAAAAATTTAATGTATCTGTTCAGACATCTCAGGTTTATCTTTTTATATTTTTATTTTCTATCGCTATCGGTACCCTGTTAGGAGGACCAATTGGAGATCGGATCGGCAGAAAATATGTAATCTGGGTCTCCATTTTGGGTACTGCACCTTTTGCAATTGCACTACCTTATGCAAATCTATTCTGGACTACAGCTTTAATAATACCAATCGGGGTGATTCTGGCTTCCGCTTTTTCTGCTATACTTGTATATGCACAGGAACTTATACCGGGTAAACTTGGATTGGTTGCCGGATTGTTTTTTGGATTTGCATTTGGAATGGGCGGATTGGGTTCAGCTCTGATCGGTAACCTGATTGATCATACCAATATATATTTTGTTTTTTACCTATGTTCTTATCTGCCTTTAATTGGTTTGTTGACAGCATTCTTACCAAATATAAGTACGACAAGAAAAAGGCAGATAAAAAATTGA
- the mgtA gene encoding magnesium-translocating P-type ATPase, with protein sequence MEKINLSGFWSISTDGILRELETNVNGLSDSEADKRLEQSGLNRLKPKKKIDTFTLLTAQFKSPIIIILIFAAVLSIFLDDTVDAIIILTIIFISGVLGFWQEKGAASAVQKLLEIVQIKTRVVRNAQEKEIAVEKIVPGDIIILSAGSVVPGDSLIISSKDLFVDESTLTGETYPVEKSVSVLSNETALSQRTNSLFMGTHVVSGNGKAVVVKTGINTEFGKVSERLKLRLTETEFELGIKKFGFLLMEVTLVMIFLIFALNVYLQKPIVDSFLFSLAIAVGLTPQLLPAIISINLSHGAKRMAEKKVIVKKLNSIENFGSMNVLCSDKTGTLTEGKVNIYSFADADGKTNDKVMLYAQLNANFQTGFVNPIDEAIINYKEVNLSDYKKLDEIPYDFLRKRLSILVAVKNENIIITKGALSNVVEICDFIEKENGKIEKIESSLEKINNYYSEMSGNGYRVLGIGYKKVTENSTIKIDSEKAMTFLGFILLYDPPKKNIIETISGLSKTGVSLKIITGDNKLVAESISKKIGLKDTKIITGTEIRKLSDEALYRSVNNIKIFAEVEPNQKERIILALKKAGNVVGYMGDGINDASALHAADVGISVDKAVDVAKEAADIVLLETDLEVLLSGILEGRTTFANTIKYVFMATSANFGNMFSVAGASLFLPFLPLLPKQILLINLLTDLPEMTIATDNVDSDWIEKPRRWDIKFIRKFMMTFGVISSVFDYLTFAVLILLLNADEIQFRTGWFLESVVSAVLIVLVVRTRKPFFKSKPGKYLIITTFAIIVFTLFIPVSPLIELFGFISLPPMFLLLIGIIIAGYILSAEIAKKIFYKH encoded by the coding sequence TTGGAAAAAATAAATCTCTCCGGTTTCTGGAGTATTTCAACCGATGGAATACTAAGGGAGCTTGAAACCAATGTAAATGGTCTTTCTGATTCTGAAGCTGATAAAAGATTAGAGCAATCAGGATTAAACAGATTAAAGCCAAAGAAAAAAATTGATACGTTTACACTTTTAACAGCTCAATTTAAAAGTCCTATTATTATTATTTTAATTTTTGCTGCTGTACTTTCAATATTTCTCGATGATACTGTAGATGCGATTATTATTTTAACAATAATTTTTATTAGCGGAGTGCTCGGCTTCTGGCAGGAAAAAGGAGCCGCAAGTGCCGTTCAAAAGCTTCTGGAAATAGTTCAAATAAAAACAAGAGTAGTTCGTAATGCTCAGGAAAAAGAAATTGCTGTTGAAAAGATTGTACCTGGTGATATAATAATTCTTTCTGCAGGCTCAGTTGTGCCGGGGGATTCTCTTATCATTTCTTCCAAAGATCTTTTTGTTGACGAATCAACTCTGACAGGAGAGACTTATCCGGTTGAAAAAAGCGTTTCGGTATTAAGCAATGAAACTGCATTAAGCCAGCGAACTAATTCTCTTTTTATGGGTACTCATGTTGTTAGCGGTAACGGCAAAGCTGTAGTTGTTAAAACCGGAATCAACACTGAATTTGGAAAAGTTTCAGAAAGATTGAAATTAAGACTGACAGAAACTGAGTTTGAACTTGGAATAAAGAAATTTGGATTTCTTTTGATGGAAGTTACTCTTGTTATGATCTTTCTGATTTTTGCTCTTAATGTTTATTTGCAAAAGCCAATTGTAGATTCATTTCTCTTTTCACTCGCAATAGCTGTTGGGCTTACACCTCAATTACTGCCGGCAATTATAAGTATAAATCTTTCGCATGGCGCAAAACGAATGGCAGAGAAAAAAGTGATTGTAAAAAAACTTAATTCAATCGAAAACTTTGGCAGTATGAATGTTTTATGTTCAGATAAAACCGGTACGTTAACCGAAGGAAAAGTAAACATCTATTCTTTTGCGGATGCAGACGGCAAAACCAATGACAAAGTTATGCTTTATGCTCAGCTAAATGCCAATTTTCAGACTGGATTTGTCAATCCAATTGATGAAGCGATAATTAATTACAAGGAAGTTAATCTCTCTGATTACAAAAAACTTGATGAAATACCGTATGATTTTTTGAGAAAGAGATTAAGCATTCTTGTGGCAGTTAAAAATGAAAATATTATTATAACCAAAGGTGCATTGAGTAATGTAGTTGAAATCTGTGATTTTATAGAAAAAGAAAATGGAAAAATAGAAAAAATAGAAAGCAGTCTGGAGAAAATAAATAATTACTATTCCGAAATGAGTGGTAATGGATACAGGGTTTTGGGAATTGGTTATAAAAAAGTAACTGAGAATTCTACCATCAAAATAGATTCTGAAAAGGCGATGACATTTCTCGGTTTCATTTTACTTTATGATCCGCCGAAGAAAAATATAATTGAAACTATATCCGGCTTAAGTAAAACAGGTGTTTCTCTTAAGATCATTACCGGTGATAATAAACTGGTGGCTGAAAGCATTAGCAAAAAAATCGGGCTGAAGGACACAAAAATTATAACCGGAACAGAAATTCGTAAGTTAAGTGATGAAGCTTTATACCGCAGTGTTAATAATATAAAAATCTTCGCTGAAGTTGAGCCGAATCAAAAGGAAAGAATAATCCTTGCTTTAAAGAAAGCCGGTAATGTGGTTGGTTATATGGGCGATGGAATAAATGATGCCTCAGCATTGCATGCTGCTGATGTAGGTATTTCAGTTGATAAAGCTGTGGACGTTGCAAAAGAAGCTGCTGACATTGTTTTACTTGAAACTGATTTAGAAGTTTTGTTGAGCGGAATTCTGGAAGGGCGTACAACTTTTGCCAATACTATTAAATATGTTTTTATGGCTACCAGTGCAAATTTTGGAAATATGTTCAGTGTTGCCGGTGCTTCTTTGTTTCTTCCTTTTCTGCCGCTTCTTCCCAAACAAATATTGCTGATCAATTTATTAACTGACCTGCCGGAAATGACAATTGCAACTGACAATGTTGATTCAGATTGGATTGAGAAGCCAAGAAGGTGGGACATAAAATTCATCCGGAAATTTATGATGACTTTTGGTGTGATCAGCTCAGTGTTTGATTATTTGACTTTTGCTGTTTTAATTTTACTGTTGAATGCTGATGAGATTCAATTCCGCACCGGCTGGTTTCTTGAGTCAGTTGTTTCTGCAGTTCTTATTGTGCTTGTGGTACGGACAAGAAAACCATTCTTTAAAAGCAAACCAGGTAAATATCTTATCATTACAACCTTTGCGATAATTGTGTTTACACTTTTTATCCCCGTTTCTCCGCTGATTGAATTGTTTGGATTCATTTCGCTGCCCCCAATGTTTCTTTTGTTAATCGGTATCATTATCGCCGGATATATTTTAAGTGCAGAGATAGCGAAGAAAATATTTTATAAACATTGA
- a CDS encoding VIT1/CCC1 transporter family protein, giving the protein MPSLIHVEKHFNANYTVRDIVIGMSDGLTVPFALAAGLTGAIAASSLVITAGLAEIAAGSIAMGLGGYLAAKSDYEHYFSEKKREEYEVKELPDAEKEEVSEVFRKYGLSEKEIQPILDKFEKNPKNWVEFMMMYELGLEEPDKKRGLISALTIALSYIVGGMIPLSPYFFVEQASEGLTISVIMTLTALLIFGFVKGKFTGAKPIISAIQTVVIGGIAATAAFLLAKFIG; this is encoded by the coding sequence ATGCCAAGTTTAATTCATGTTGAAAAACATTTTAATGCTAACTACACTGTAAGAGATATTGTAATTGGCATGTCTGATGGATTGACAGTTCCATTTGCATTAGCCGCAGGTTTAACCGGTGCAATAGCTGCAAGCTCATTGGTAATAACTGCTGGTCTTGCCGAGATTGCTGCAGGCTCAATTGCAATGGGGCTTGGAGGCTACCTTGCAGCAAAGAGTGATTATGAACATTACTTCAGCGAAAAGAAGCGCGAAGAATATGAGGTTAAAGAATTACCTGATGCAGAAAAAGAAGAAGTATCAGAAGTCTTTAGAAAATATGGACTTTCAGAAAAAGAAATACAGCCAATTCTTGACAAGTTTGAAAAAAATCCTAAAAACTGGGTGGAGTTTATGATGATGTATGAATTAGGATTAGAAGAGCCCGATAAAAAAAGAGGACTTATAAGTGCATTAACAATTGCTTTATCTTATATCGTTGGCGGTATGATTCCGCTTTCACCTTACTTCTTTGTTGAGCAGGCAAGTGAAGGATTAACAATCTCAGTAATAATGACTTTAACTGCATTATTAATTTTTGGATTTGTTAAAGGAAAATTCACCGGTGCAAAACCAATTATCAGTGCAATTCAAACCGTGGTGATTGGCGGTATAGCTGCAACTGCTGCATTTCTTTTGGCAAAATTTATCGGTTGA
- a CDS encoding TolC family protein, with product MIRIVLIFLTVTLTILPQQKDIIYLSWNEVIDKALTDNLSIKSKRLDYDAQNLEVWRAYSNFLPTVNYQGIGTYNIELPTIVFMGQKFTMGTKYVFQHSIDATLPIFTGGSRFFNVKVQTLLKKSLSEELKGKEEDAVLQTLQAYYGIILANELSKSSKEAVEVAESNLKQVKFFYEEGSATQLDLQRAQAQYYSTLPLFESAESNRILSYQTLKMLLDIDLSDSLVVSDSLSAKDFLSEFRNEGLGELKMLSFENSSQLKAINYKFDATDQSEYLSISAFLPTIALSANIQHQAFSDEDNIKWKDFIRSKTITLIASWPLFEGGRRFIDYQLASIRTDQMRLLKHQTEVQLNVEVEQNYFKYSEAVKNIKSLKEAMEQSKESLRLSNLLYAEGMSTQLDVLNAQLLYNNSRVQYLQGIYNYNIIQLQLLKSIGKLNTIWN from the coding sequence ATGATCAGAATTGTGCTGATATTTTTAACTGTTACGCTTACCATTCTGCCGCAGCAAAAGGATATCATCTATCTTTCGTGGAATGAAGTAATTGATAAGGCACTTACCGATAATCTAAGTATCAAATCTAAACGATTGGATTATGACGCTCAGAATCTGGAAGTCTGGCGGGCATATTCTAATTTTTTGCCAACTGTAAATTATCAAGGTATCGGCACTTATAATATTGAGCTGCCAACTATTGTTTTTATGGGACAGAAATTTACAATGGGTACAAAATATGTTTTTCAACACTCGATTGATGCTACCCTGCCGATCTTTACAGGCGGTTCCAGATTTTTTAATGTTAAAGTTCAGACTTTATTAAAAAAATCTTTGAGTGAAGAGCTTAAAGGAAAAGAAGAAGATGCGGTATTGCAAACATTGCAGGCTTATTACGGAATTATCCTTGCAAATGAATTAAGCAAATCATCGAAAGAAGCTGTAGAGGTTGCTGAATCAAACTTAAAGCAGGTAAAATTTTTCTACGAAGAAGGATCTGCTACTCAGCTTGATCTTCAACGGGCGCAGGCGCAATACTATTCAACTTTACCATTATTTGAAAGTGCAGAATCAAACAGAATCTTATCATATCAGACTCTGAAAATGCTTTTGGATATTGATCTTAGTGATTCACTTGTTGTATCAGATTCCTTATCAGCAAAAGATTTTTTAAGCGAATTCAGAAATGAAGGACTTGGTGAATTAAAAATGCTGTCATTTGAAAACAGCAGCCAGCTTAAAGCAATTAACTATAAATTTGATGCAACTGATCAAAGCGAATATCTTTCAATCTCAGCATTCTTACCCACAATTGCACTTTCAGCTAACATCCAGCATCAGGCATTTTCTGATGAAGATAACATAAAGTGGAAAGATTTTATCCGCTCAAAGACAATCACTCTTATTGCATCCTGGCCTCTGTTTGAAGGCGGAAGAAGATTTATTGATTATCAGCTTGCAAGTATTAGAACCGATCAGATGCGGCTGCTTAAACATCAGACTGAGGTTCAGTTAAATGTAGAAGTAGAACAAAATTATTTTAAATATTCGGAAGCAGTTAAAAATATTAAAAGCCTTAAAGAAGCAATGGAGCAGTCAAAAGAAAGTTTAAGATTATCAAATCTTCTTTATGCCGAAGGAATGAGTACACAGCTTGATGTTTTAAATGCACAGCTTTTGTATAATAACAGCAGAGTTCAATATCTGCAGGGAATTTATAATTACAACATAATACAACTTCAATTACTTAAATCAATTGGAAAACTAAATACTATCTGGAACTAA
- a CDS encoding efflux RND transporter periplasmic adaptor subunit, with the protein MKIKYKYISLGLSVLLLTLTGCEGNKEEQKENLIPVKVYQVQPESLKEYLNITGTISAANDQIVYSKISERIDQIFVKPGDFVKSNQVIARQYNALLSQSVDVAKANLKNTEAQFELAQQNFNRIQRLFEQRAVSQQQFDQATSQFKVANSALDAAQAQLEQAIEQFDNSLIKAPFSGVAAAVFVELNQMVTAGQQIAQIVDPSSMKSKLKVISKDIKYVKKGLPVEIVIPSVPDKKYKGKIISVDQAVDPISKSLEIEVVITNTDNNLKSGLYGEFMIPINETDNVVVVPETALLSQTEVKINKGTGMQETLKKYFLFVVEDNKAKIKEVTVGLISNSRAQITSGINFNDKVIIVGNNIVRDDQEVQIID; encoded by the coding sequence ATGAAGATTAAATATAAATACATAAGTCTTGGTTTATCGGTTTTATTATTAACACTTACCGGATGCGAAGGTAACAAGGAAGAGCAAAAAGAAAATTTAATTCCGGTTAAGGTTTATCAGGTTCAGCCTGAATCGCTTAAAGAGTATTTAAACATCACCGGAACAATCTCAGCTGCTAATGACCAAATTGTTTATAGTAAAATTTCAGAACGGATTGATCAGATATTTGTAAAGCCGGGTGATTTTGTAAAATCCAATCAAGTAATTGCCCGCCAATACAACGCACTTTTATCCCAATCAGTTGATGTTGCTAAAGCTAATCTTAAAAATACTGAAGCTCAGTTTGAACTTGCTCAACAAAACTTTAACAGGATTCAACGATTATTTGAGCAGAGAGCAGTAAGCCAGCAGCAATTTGATCAAGCAACATCTCAGTTTAAAGTAGCAAATTCTGCTCTTGACGCAGCACAGGCTCAATTAGAACAAGCCATAGAACAATTTGATAATAGTTTAATCAAGGCTCCGTTTAGCGGAGTGGCAGCAGCAGTTTTTGTTGAACTGAATCAGATGGTTACTGCAGGACAGCAAATTGCTCAGATAGTTGATCCCTCGTCAATGAAATCAAAACTGAAGGTAATCAGTAAAGACATTAAATATGTTAAGAAAGGACTTCCGGTTGAGATTGTAATTCCATCAGTACCCGATAAAAAATATAAAGGTAAAATAATTTCAGTTGATCAGGCAGTTGACCCGATTTCTAAGTCGTTAGAGATTGAAGTAGTGATTACAAATACGGATAATAATCTGAAGTCTGGTTTGTATGGTGAGTTTATGATTCCGATTAACGAAACTGATAATGTAGTTGTTGTTCCTGAAACAGCATTGTTGAGCCAGACAGAAGTTAAAATTAACAAAGGAACCGGAATGCAGGAGACTTTAAAGAAATATTTCTTATTTGTTGTCGAAGATAATAAAGCAAAGATTAAGGAAGTAACTGTCGGATTAATTAGTAATTCACGCGCTCAGATAACTTCAGGTATCAATTTTAACGATAAGGTGATAATAGTTGGGAATAACATCGTAAGGGACGATCAAGAAGTTCAAATCATTGATTAA
- a CDS encoding efflux RND transporter permease subunit: MLLTKFSINRKVTLLMFYAIILAFSFFAFTQLKIDFFPEIQFPIAGVITNYPGVGPKDIETTISRQLEEAISSVKNIKKVSSQSFTGASIIILEFKYGTDMNQAEVDIRKNIDFVRDFLPKEASDPLVFVFDPSMSPIIFLSLSSQYLGQSELRKLSEDRIEPMLERISGVASVATIGGLQRQINVNINPTLLSSYNLSPSEVTIALQTGRGIQPGGSLKTDEKTYQLTLLSEYTTIDQIKKTTVAIRNGRPVYVENIAEVVDGFKENSTEARADFGEGLMIIINKQSDANTVQTSELVKNEIPNILKRLPQGTKLNVVWAQSEFITRSINNLRDSALIAFVLAFIIIYIFLLNIRGSIIMGISMPISVLATFAVLYASDITLNIISMAGLALAIGMLVDNSIVVLENIFRHREMGKSRIESADIGASEVGMAITASTLTTVAVFLPVLFVPNITGQLFKDMVLTITFSLLVSLVVALTLVPMMASNILEIEKIKSNGWLNKIKTTIGNTIDSLSKYYHKILLWALRKKKTVLGSVGIAFIISIVLAVLAGAEFLPKTDQGFINLIVEAPAGNPIEKSRVIVYNLEEIVKKVIKPEELENVSFMFGTREGIGAFGNTESTIEAFIKLKPVNQRSRSQFEISDLMREKLNKIPGITYTFQETGGFSTEKAIEVKVIGFDIDGGIKIAEQIKSRMQKIKGFVDIGLNVKQTTPELQVNLNYNMLNSFHLSTLQVASNISTAIQGTVVSRLREEGDEYDIRVQFAKEFRNKKEALSNIQIPLPTGGFTTLSEIAQINELESAPTIFRENQNRFVSVGADLSGLELSKAISEVEKIINSTPVPSEYQVIIGGSAEDQQEAFFYLGLAFIAAILLVYMIMAAQFESLVDPLIIMFTVPLSVIGVFPFLFITGTTLSVMALVGLIMLVGIAVNNGIVLVDYINQIKRGGLSLYDAVEKGSLARMRPVLMTALTTILGMVPLAIELGEGAETWSPLARAVIGGLTATTVLTLVVIPILYIVFERAGEKVKAYFKKRRVAKAS, encoded by the coding sequence ATGCTGTTAACAAAATTTTCTATAAACCGTAAAGTTACATTGCTGATGTTCTATGCTATCATATTAGCATTTAGCTTTTTTGCCTTCACTCAATTAAAGATAGACTTTTTTCCGGAGATTCAATTTCCTATCGCCGGAGTAATTACCAATTATCCGGGTGTTGGACCAAAAGATATCGAAACAACAATCAGCCGCCAGCTTGAAGAAGCAATTTCATCAGTTAAAAACATCAAGAAGGTAAGCTCACAGTCATTTACAGGAGCATCAATAATTATACTTGAGTTTAAGTATGGAACTGATATGAATCAGGCAGAAGTTGATATCAGGAAAAACATTGACTTTGTAAGAGACTTTTTACCCAAAGAAGCATCCGATCCGCTTGTCTTTGTGTTCGATCCTTCAATGAGCCCGATTATATTTCTGAGTCTGAGTTCGCAATATCTTGGTCAATCAGAATTGAGAAAACTTTCAGAAGACAGAATCGAGCCGATGCTTGAAAGAATTTCCGGAGTAGCATCCGTTGCCACAATCGGAGGTCTTCAAAGACAGATTAATGTAAATATAAACCCGACTCTTTTATCATCTTATAATTTATCGCCTTCTGAAGTTACAATTGCTCTGCAAACCGGCAGAGGTATTCAACCGGGCGGATCGCTTAAAACTGATGAAAAAACTTATCAGCTCACTTTATTGAGTGAATACACAACTATTGATCAAATAAAAAAAACTACTGTAGCCATCAGAAACGGAAGACCTGTTTATGTAGAAAATATCGCTGAGGTTGTTGATGGGTTTAAAGAGAATTCCACCGAAGCAAGAGCAGATTTTGGCGAAGGTTTAATGATAATTATTAATAAGCAATCTGATGCAAATACTGTTCAGACTTCTGAGCTTGTTAAAAATGAAATCCCGAATATTCTTAAACGGCTTCCACAGGGCACAAAATTAAATGTGGTATGGGCACAGTCAGAGTTTATAACCCGCTCAATTAATAATCTGCGCGATTCGGCATTAATAGCATTTGTTCTCGCATTTATAATTATTTACATCTTCCTGCTGAATATACGCGGCAGTATTATAATGGGTATATCAATGCCTATTTCTGTTTTAGCTACTTTTGCAGTTTTGTATGCAAGTGATATTACATTGAATATTATTTCAATGGCTGGATTAGCACTTGCTATCGGAATGCTGGTAGATAATTCTATCGTGGTTCTTGAAAATATATTCAGACACAGAGAGATGGGAAAAAGCAGAATTGAATCAGCAGATATCGGAGCTTCTGAAGTTGGCATGGCTATTACTGCTTCAACACTTACTACAGTTGCAGTTTTCCTACCGGTTCTGTTTGTTCCCAATATAACTGGGCAATTGTTTAAGGATATGGTGCTAACTATTACTTTTAGTTTGCTCGTTTCTTTGGTAGTTGCACTAACATTGGTTCCAATGATGGCTTCCAATATTCTTGAAATAGAAAAAATAAAATCAAACGGATGGCTGAACAAGATTAAGACAACGATTGGTAATACAATTGACAGTCTTTCAAAGTACTATCATAAAATTTTATTGTGGGCACTCAGAAAAAAGAAAACTGTGTTGGGCTCAGTTGGAATAGCCTTTATTATTTCAATTGTTCTTGCAGTATTAGCCGGAGCTGAGTTTTTACCTAAAACTGACCAAGGCTTTATTAATTTGATTGTAGAAGCTCCCGCAGGCAACCCGATTGAAAAATCAAGAGTAATTGTTTATAATCTTGAAGAAATAGTTAAGAAAGTAATTAAGCCGGAAGAACTTGAAAATGTATCGTTTATGTTCGGTACCCGTGAAGGTATTGGAGCATTCGGAAATACAGAAAGTACTATTGAAGCATTTATAAAACTCAAGCCTGTTAATCAAAGAAGCAGAAGCCAGTTTGAAATAAGCGATCTGATGAGAGAAAAATTAAATAAAATACCGGGCATAACTTATACTTTTCAGGAAACCGGAGGGTTCTCTACCGAAAAAGCAATCGAAGTAAAAGTTATTGGTTTTGATATTGACGGCGGAATCAAAATAGCAGAGCAAATTAAATCCCGTATGCAAAAGATAAAGGGATTTGTGGATATCGGATTAAATGTAAAACAAACCACTCCCGAACTTCAGGTAAATCTTAACTACAATATGTTAAATTCATTTCATCTTTCAACTCTGCAGGTTGCATCAAATATCTCCACTGCAATACAGGGAACAGTTGTATCAAGACTAAGAGAAGAAGGTGATGAGTACGATATACGTGTTCAGTTTGCAAAAGAATTCAGGAATAAAAAAGAAGCACTCAGTAATATTCAAATCCCACTGCCAACAGGCGGCTTTACAACTTTAAGTGAAATTGCACAGATAAATGAACTTGAATCAGCACCAACAATCTTCAGAGAAAATCAGAACAGATTTGTTTCTGTAGGTGCAGACTTATCAGGTCTTGAACTTTCAAAGGCAATAAGTGAAGTAGAAAAGATAATTAATTCAACTCCTGTTCCGTCAGAGTATCAGGTAATAATCGGCGGCTCAGCCGAAGATCAGCAGGAGGCATTCTTTTATCTTGGCTTAGCTTTTATTGCTGCTATACTTTTAGTTTATATGATAATGGCAGCCCAATTTGAATCTCTGGTTGACCCTTTGATAATTATGTTTACTGTTCCTCTTTCAGTAATTGGAGTATTTCCATTTCTATTTATTACAGGTACAACATTGAGTGTAATGGCATTAGTAGGCTTAATTATGCTTGTTGGTATAGCAGTTAACAATGGTATCGTACTTGTTGATTACATCAACCAGATTAAAAGAGGCGGGTTATCCTTGTATGACGCAGTTGAGAAAGGAAGTCTGGCAAGGATGCGTCCGGTTCTAATGACTGCTTTAACCACAATACTTGGAATGGTGCCACTTGCAATTGAACTTGGAGAAGGTGCAGAAACCTGGTCACCGCTTGCAAGAGCAGTAATAGGCGGATTAACTGCAACTACTGTTTTAACCTTAGTTGTGATACCAATATTGTATATTGTTTTTGAACGCGCAGGTGAAAAAGTAAAAGCATACTTTAAGAAAAGAAGAGTAGCTAAAGCAAGCTGA